A stretch of Coxiella endosymbiont of Amblyomma sculptum DNA encodes these proteins:
- a CDS encoding D-alanyl-D-alanine carboxypeptidase family protein has translation MNFLSSRAKLIIFFVVLLSFFSGMAVTFITKTVHKNANNFDRKILILRFPMINPKCTILSPLIPPPPNLNTKSYVLMDAKSGVVIAEKNMDRTLQPASLTKLMTLYLTFQSLKNEQLRLLEDKAIVGIGAWRTKGSRMFLKEGSNVPINSLIRGIIVASGNDACVTMAQRIAGSEETFTQMMNQTAQSLGMKNSHYANSTGLPYPNHYSSAYDMALLTRALIKQFPEYYHFFSERWLTYNGIKQPNHNRLLWRDNSVDGLKTGYTEKAGYCLIASAQRRGMRLISVVLGAPTDHARLNDSEILLNYGFHFYKTQRFFNAYVPIITQKRVWLGEKKYVDFGISNSLYTTIPVGSEKNLETTIQFLEPLYAPLKKDQSYGIIRVVLQGRTIAAAPLIALQEDPSANLLSRILDRIVLFFREVFSNFL, from the coding sequence ATGAATTTTTTATCTTCACGTGCAAAACTCATCATTTTTTTTGTAGTTCTTCTATCTTTTTTTTCCGGAATGGCCGTTACTTTTATAACCAAAACAGTCCATAAAAATGCAAACAATTTCGATCGGAAAATCTTGATCTTAAGGTTTCCTATGATAAATCCAAAATGCACGATACTATCACCTTTGATACCACCCCCTCCTAATTTAAACACTAAAAGCTATGTATTAATGGATGCTAAATCCGGAGTTGTAATTGCCGAGAAAAATATGGATCGGACCCTTCAACCTGCAAGCTTAACTAAGCTAATGACGCTTTACTTGACATTCCAATCACTAAAGAATGAGCAATTGCGCTTACTGGAAGATAAGGCGATAGTCGGAATTGGTGCATGGCGTACAAAAGGATCTCGAATGTTCTTAAAAGAAGGTTCGAATGTTCCGATCAATTCTCTCATTCGAGGTATTATCGTTGCTTCCGGAAATGATGCCTGTGTAACGATGGCTCAACGTATTGCAGGATCGGAAGAGACTTTTACCCAAATGATGAATCAGACAGCGCAAAGCCTTGGAATGAAAAATTCGCACTACGCAAACTCCACAGGATTACCTTATCCAAATCACTATTCTAGTGCCTATGATATGGCTCTTTTAACTCGAGCTCTTATCAAACAATTTCCAGAGTACTACCACTTTTTTTCTGAAAGATGGCTAACTTATAACGGTATTAAACAACCAAATCACAATCGTCTGTTGTGGCGTGATAATTCTGTAGACGGTTTGAAAACAGGATATACCGAAAAAGCGGGTTATTGTCTGATTGCTTCTGCACAACGAAGAGGAATGCGATTGATTTCTGTAGTATTAGGAGCGCCTACCGACCACGCCCGTTTGAACGATTCTGAAATCTTATTGAATTACGGATTTCATTTTTATAAGACTCAACGGTTTTTTAATGCTTATGTACCTATTATCACTCAAAAACGCGTTTGGCTGGGTGAAAAAAAATATGTTGATTTTGGTATATCCAATTCTTTATATACTACTATCCCTGTAGGAAGTGAAAAAAATCTAGAAACTACCATCCAATTTTTGGAACCGTTATACGCACCACTAAAAAAAGATCAATCTTATGGGATAATCAGAGTTGTACTTCAAGGAAGAACAATCGCCGCAGCTCCCTTGATTGCATTACAAGAAGATCCTTCGGCGAATCTGTTATCTCGCATCCTGGATCGTATTGTTCTCTTTTTTAGAGAGGTTTTTAGTAACTTCTTGTGA
- a CDS encoding SUF system Fe-S cluster assembly regulator produces the protein MLKISRLADYATTVMVVLASQKKRSSTTQISRTIPFSPATISKILKLLNGSKLIDSERGVNGGYCLVKSPKAISIAEIITAIDGRPAITKCSSYSNRCEYHFVCGLRNNWRIVNGLVFEVLNNLSLADMKKPLAEKQIISHQI, from the coding sequence ATGTTAAAAATTAGTCGACTAGCTGATTACGCTACAACGGTAATGGTAGTTTTGGCTTCTCAAAAAAAACGTTCCAGTACAACACAAATTTCCCGTACTATTCCGTTTTCGCCAGCTACTATAAGTAAAATATTGAAACTTCTGAACGGAAGCAAATTAATTGATTCCGAGCGTGGTGTTAATGGTGGATATTGTCTGGTAAAGTCACCGAAAGCAATCAGTATAGCCGAGATTATTACAGCTATTGACGGAAGACCTGCGATAACAAAATGCAGCAGCTATTCCAATCGTTGTGAATATCATTTCGTCTGTGGATTGCGTAACAATTGGAGAATTGTAAACGGATTAGTATTTGAAGTGTTAAATAATTTGAGTCTCGCGGATATGAAAAAACCGTTAGCTGAGAAACAAATAATTTCTCATCAGATATAA
- the lipB gene encoding lipoyl(octanoyl) transferase LipB gives MIHCRVLKFFIKLFTEYNTDVDVIIRQFDQTTSYLTVWRAMREFTSQRDPTTPDEVWMLEHFPVFTNGLSGKLGRAEKIQEIALVRCDRGGQITYHGPGQLIVYLLLDLKRLGLKTRPFVRTIEQTVIDSLKQLGINNAQGDTTAPGVYIEKAKICSIGLRVRNGWSYHGLACNVSMDLTPFTYINPCGIEGLVVTQICNYLKNVSVSMVRRTMTTSLLENFGYRKPVIKGETTLEFFTNVTV, from the coding sequence ATGATACACTGTCGTGTTCTAAAATTTTTTATAAAACTTTTTACTGAGTACAACACTGACGTGGACGTCATTATTCGCCAGTTTGATCAGACAACTTCGTATCTGACTGTGTGGAGAGCTATGCGAGAATTTACATCTCAGCGAGACCCTACTACTCCGGATGAGGTTTGGATGTTAGAACATTTTCCGGTTTTTACGAACGGATTATCTGGAAAATTGGGCCGAGCAGAAAAAATCCAAGAGATTGCTCTTGTGCGGTGTGATCGGGGCGGACAAATTACTTACCATGGACCAGGACAGCTCATTGTATATCTTCTACTTGATCTCAAACGTCTTGGTCTTAAGACTCGACCTTTTGTACGTACCATCGAACAAACTGTTATCGACTCTTTAAAACAATTAGGTATTAATAACGCTCAAGGAGATACGACAGCTCCTGGTGTCTATATTGAAAAAGCAAAAATATGTTCCATAGGTCTTCGTGTACGTAATGGATGGAGTTATCATGGATTGGCTTGTAATGTATCAATGGATTTGACTCCTTTTACTTATATCAATCCCTGTGGGATTGAAGGATTAGTTGTAACACAAATATGTAACTATTTGAAGAATGTCAGTGTGTCCATGGTTCGTCGAACCATGACAACATCTCTTTTAGAGAATTTCGGATACAGGAAACCCGTTATAAAAGGAGAAACTACATTAGAGTTCTTTACCAATGTCACAGTATAG
- the hisS gene encoding histidine--tRNA ligase — translation MNKTIKSVRGMRDILPNEALYWSFLEETFRALVMSYGYREIRLPIVEQTALFRRSIGTDTDVEKEMYTFWDRSGRSVSLRPEGTTGCVRAAIQNGLFYKKIQKLWYVGPMFRYERPQKGRYRQFYQAGIEAYGVASPIVDVELILIGHRFWKFLGLEKYVVLELNTLGTQACRQFYRKRLIDYLQSRKSELDEDSQRRLITNPLRILDSKNPNTKSIVAESPKLLNHLDDESRHHWNQLQTLLDQKEFSYVVNPDLVRGLDYYTHTVFEWVVKKKDVQRNDTICAGGRYDDLVEQMGGPRAIPAAGFAIGLERTVLLLRSVRECVSYSDIYFVVDGERAAERGLMIAEHLHDALPNLIIETHLDGSFKSQFKRADTSGAQWALIIGKKEMKTNRITVKNLRELLPKQQLDINELIIYLQNKLINKRTVPFTTAHTT, via the coding sequence TTGAACAAAACAATAAAATCTGTTCGAGGGATGAGGGATATTCTTCCTAATGAGGCGTTGTATTGGTCTTTTCTTGAAGAAACGTTTCGTGCTCTGGTTATGTCTTACGGGTATCGTGAAATTCGTCTTCCAATAGTAGAGCAAACTGCTTTATTTAGACGCAGTATTGGTACAGATACGGATGTAGAAAAAGAAATGTATACTTTTTGGGATCGTAGCGGTAGAAGTGTATCGTTGCGTCCGGAAGGCACTACCGGTTGCGTACGTGCGGCTATTCAAAACGGTCTTTTCTATAAAAAAATTCAGAAATTATGGTATGTAGGCCCTATGTTTCGCTATGAAAGACCCCAAAAGGGAAGATATCGTCAATTTTATCAAGCTGGTATAGAAGCGTACGGAGTAGCAAGCCCTATTGTCGATGTTGAATTAATTTTAATAGGTCACCGTTTCTGGAAATTTCTTGGTTTAGAGAAATACGTAGTTCTAGAATTGAATACGTTGGGAACACAAGCGTGTCGACAATTCTATCGGAAAAGACTAATCGATTATCTGCAGTCTCGAAAATCCGAATTGGATGAGGACAGCCAACGACGTCTAATTACTAACCCTCTAAGAATTTTAGACAGCAAAAATCCTAATACGAAATCTATCGTTGCGGAATCACCCAAACTTTTGAACCATTTGGATGACGAATCTCGTCATCATTGGAACCAATTACAAACTCTGTTGGATCAAAAAGAGTTTTCTTATGTTGTAAACCCCGACCTAGTCAGAGGTCTGGATTACTATACTCATACTGTTTTTGAATGGGTAGTGAAGAAAAAAGATGTCCAACGAAATGATACCATATGTGCAGGGGGTCGTTATGATGATCTTGTGGAACAAATGGGAGGACCACGCGCAATACCGGCGGCTGGGTTTGCTATTGGTTTAGAACGGACAGTTTTATTACTGAGATCCGTACGTGAATGTGTATCTTATTCCGATATTTATTTTGTAGTAGATGGAGAGCGGGCAGCGGAGCGAGGATTAATGATTGCAGAACACCTTCATGATGCTCTGCCTAATTTGATTATAGAGACGCATCTTGATGGCAGTTTTAAAAGTCAGTTTAAACGTGCGGATACAAGTGGTGCTCAATGGGCATTAATTATCGGCAAGAAAGAAATGAAAACAAACAGAATAACCGTAAAAAATTTGCGTGAACTCTTACCGAAACAACAGCTTGATATCAATGAATTAATAATTTATTTACAAAATAAGCTAATAAACAAGAGAACAGTGCCTTTTACCACAGCACACACTACTTAA
- the der gene encoding ribosome biogenesis GTPase Der, which produces MYKFLPVIAIVGRPNVGKSTLFNFLTRSRAAIVTNTPGVTRDHQFGESIIGSRRVLVVDTGGLVDTKKSVMDTFLEIQVNQAIKRSNCILFLADARTGLTPTDKAISDQLRKKNRKILLVINKADADATRMKKNEFYRLGLDEPYMISAKTGKGVDQLMIRILRIFRELVPEGEIEEEAKLGTKTKIAIIGRPNVGKSTLMNRLLGEERVIVCDQPGTTRDNICVPYICGENNYTLIDTAGIPRYGRIRDTIEKFAVAKSIQTIRSADVVVFVLDSNEIAYTQNLRLLNLIIELGTPLVIALNKWDALKDNERKLVKREIGQKMFFVSFACICFVSALKGTGIEKLFQAIEKSYRSVYQNLTTNQLTKTLEKAILEYTPPPSSSFGRRIHFRYAHLGSRRPLTIVIHGKNIQFLPQSYSRYLANFFQKTFNFLGTPIYIKLKPVSADRL; this is translated from the coding sequence TTGTATAAATTTCTTCCGGTTATCGCTATCGTAGGAAGGCCTAATGTTGGTAAATCGACGTTGTTTAATTTCCTAACCAGAAGTCGAGCAGCAATAGTAACCAATACCCCTGGCGTTACACGAGATCATCAATTTGGAGAATCAATCATTGGATCACGTCGTGTTTTAGTAGTGGACACAGGCGGATTGGTGGATACGAAAAAATCCGTTATGGACACCTTTTTGGAAATTCAAGTAAATCAGGCAATCAAAAGATCAAATTGCATTCTGTTTTTGGCAGACGCAAGAACAGGACTTACTCCTACAGACAAAGCTATATCCGATCAATTGCGTAAAAAAAACAGAAAAATCTTACTTGTAATTAACAAAGCAGATGCAGATGCGACAAGAATGAAAAAAAACGAATTTTATCGATTAGGTCTAGACGAACCTTATATGATTTCAGCAAAAACAGGAAAAGGTGTTGATCAATTGATGATAAGAATTTTAAGAATTTTCAGAGAATTGGTGCCAGAGGGAGAAATAGAGGAAGAAGCAAAGTTGGGAACTAAAACTAAAATTGCAATAATTGGTCGTCCAAATGTAGGGAAATCCACTCTTATGAATCGATTACTAGGTGAAGAACGTGTTATTGTCTGTGACCAACCAGGAACAACTCGGGATAATATTTGTGTTCCCTACATTTGCGGAGAAAACAATTATACATTGATCGATACTGCTGGTATTCCTAGATATGGAAGAATCCGAGATACAATAGAAAAGTTTGCAGTTGCTAAGTCAATACAAACTATACGCTCCGCTGATGTAGTGGTTTTTGTTTTAGACTCTAATGAAATTGCGTATACACAAAATTTGCGACTATTAAATTTAATTATTGAGTTAGGAACACCTCTAGTTATAGCCCTTAATAAATGGGATGCGTTAAAGGATAACGAACGAAAACTAGTAAAAAGAGAAATTGGGCAAAAAATGTTTTTTGTAAGTTTTGCCTGTATTTGTTTTGTTTCTGCATTAAAAGGGACAGGCATAGAAAAATTATTTCAAGCAATTGAAAAATCTTATCGATCGGTTTATCAAAATTTAACCACAAATCAACTGACAAAGACTTTAGAAAAAGCGATTTTGGAATATACTCCTCCACCTTCTTCTTCGTTCGGTCGAAGAATACACTTTCGGTATGCCCATCTTGGCAGCAGACGCCCGTTAACTATTGTCATTCACGGGAAAAACATCCAATTCCTTCCTCAATCGTATTCTCGCTATCTTGCCAATTTCTTTCAAAAGACATTCAATTTTCTTGGGACACCAATTTATATCAAATTAAAACCAGTTTCTGCTGATCGATTGTAA
- a CDS encoding helix-turn-helix domain-containing protein: MWRVATIAGMEIDNNTVHIADKITPGILLREARRAKNLQYEEVAKQVHLSVQWIKNLEKDDYSQAPALIYVRGYLRAYARCVGLEPEEIISVFDSLALHKEFERTKALKTQSVKHREIPIIARSTRMIPASWKTISWVTLLTLVVLITIVGVCWQGKKHPISEMNSINTGGDTIEPKFTKDRPETETNTVFNTDNGK; encoded by the coding sequence ATGTGGCGGGTCGCCACAATTGCAGGTATGGAAATCGACAACAATACTGTACACATCGCCGACAAGATAACACCGGGGATATTATTACGTGAAGCCCGTCGGGCTAAGAATCTTCAGTATGAAGAAGTAGCAAAACAAGTTCATTTAAGTGTCCAGTGGATAAAAAATTTGGAGAAAGATGATTATTCTCAAGCCCCTGCTTTGATTTACGTACGAGGTTATCTACGAGCTTATGCCCGTTGTGTTGGACTTGAACCGGAGGAGATTATATCCGTATTCGATTCTTTAGCTTTACATAAAGAGTTTGAGCGAACTAAAGCGCTTAAGACACAATCAGTGAAACATCGAGAAATTCCAATAATTGCGCGTTCAACTCGAATGATTCCGGCGAGTTGGAAAACAATCTCTTGGGTCACTTTATTGACCTTAGTCGTCTTAATTACAATAGTTGGTGTTTGTTGGCAAGGAAAGAAACATCCAATTAGCGAGATGAACTCCATTAATACTGGTGGAGATACTATCGAGCCAAAATTCACAAAAGATCGTCCAGAAACAGAAACTAACACTGTATTCAATACGGATAATGGAAAATAA
- the lipA gene encoding lipoyl synthase: MSQYSVTQKVFGKEKLSRIPIKIENTDIPPLQKPDWIRVRLSVNGNKIKNLKKLLRNNKLVTVCEEASCPNLNECFGHGTATFMIMGDKCTRRCSFCNVGHGRPDPLDPKEPNNLANVINLMRLKYVVITSVDRDDLRDGGALHYVQCVNSIRKQNPNIKIEILVPDFRGRMEKALSIFPKGLPNIFNHNIETIPRLYKKVRPGADYQWSLTLLKKFKENFPNIPTKSGIMLGLGETHTEVKSVMKDLRKHNVDMMTLGQYLQPTRYHIPVDRYVKPLEFHELGELARNLGFIAVSSGPLVRSSYHADLQAKQCADFVNSIT; this comes from the coding sequence ATGTCACAGTATAGTGTAACTCAAAAGGTTTTTGGAAAAGAGAAATTATCGCGTATTCCTATTAAAATAGAGAACACCGATATTCCTCCTCTTCAAAAACCTGATTGGATTCGCGTTCGTTTGTCTGTTAATGGCAATAAAATCAAAAATCTAAAAAAATTACTCCGAAATAATAAACTAGTAACAGTTTGTGAAGAAGCTTCTTGCCCTAATTTAAATGAATGTTTTGGTCACGGTACTGCCACTTTTATGATTATGGGGGATAAATGTACGAGACGTTGTAGCTTTTGTAATGTTGGTCATGGACGACCCGATCCACTTGATCCTAAGGAACCGAACAATTTGGCTAACGTCATAAATCTCATGAGATTGAAATATGTAGTGATCACATCAGTGGATCGAGACGATTTGCGAGATGGGGGAGCTTTGCATTACGTACAATGCGTCAACTCTATCCGAAAACAAAATCCGAATATTAAAATTGAAATTCTAGTTCCTGATTTTCGCGGACGCATGGAGAAGGCTTTGAGTATCTTCCCTAAGGGATTACCAAATATTTTCAATCACAATATCGAAACTATCCCGCGATTGTACAAAAAAGTTCGTCCCGGTGCTGACTACCAATGGTCATTAACTTTATTGAAAAAATTTAAAGAAAATTTTCCTAACATCCCCACAAAATCTGGAATAATGCTGGGTCTTGGAGAAACACATACAGAAGTGAAATCTGTGATGAAAGACTTACGAAAACACAATGTCGATATGATGACACTTGGACAATACTTACAACCTACTCGCTATCACATTCCGGTTGATCGCTACGTAAAACCCCTGGAATTTCACGAACTGGGCGAACTCGCAAGAAATTTAGGATTTAT
- the ndk gene encoding nucleoside-diphosphate kinase, which produces MAIEKTLSIIKPDAVAKNVIGEICRRFERAHLKIIAARMQYLSEEQAKKFYIVHKKKLFYRALIAFMTQGPIMVQVLEGENAITKNRKLMGATNPREADPGTIRADFADSINANAVHGSDSYKTAKEEISFFFKPEEIFSTSVS; this is translated from the coding sequence ATGGCTATCGAAAAAACTTTATCAATTATTAAACCGGATGCAGTTGCCAAGAATGTTATTGGCGAGATTTGTAGACGTTTCGAACGAGCGCATCTAAAGATCATTGCAGCAAGAATGCAATATTTAAGCGAGGAACAGGCTAAAAAATTCTATATCGTTCATAAAAAGAAGTTATTTTATAGAGCATTAATCGCATTTATGACTCAAGGTCCAATTATGGTGCAAGTTTTAGAAGGTGAAAACGCGATTACCAAAAATCGAAAACTTATGGGAGCTACAAATCCTAGAGAGGCAGATCCGGGGACCATCCGAGCTGATTTTGCGGATTCTATCAATGCAAACGCTGTACATGGTTCTGATAGTTACAAAACAGCAAAAGAGGAAATTTCTTTTTTCTTTAAACCAGAGGAAATCTTTTCAACAAGTGTTTCTTGA
- the tsaB gene encoding tRNA (adenosine(37)-N6)-threonylcarbamoyltransferase complex dimerization subunit type 1 TsaB, translated as MTKLLALETSTVACSAALWINGQITQKFEIAPQKHAEILLNLVDALLNDIRTNLKDLDAVAFGSGPGSFIGVRIATGVAQGIAYAMSLPVIPVSTLQALAQTAYRKTNNEKVISGWDARMNSIYWGAYRANAEKTMQTIVRDRVDCPKNIRFPKGKWLCVGNAWSIYSSFLLIDDCQFIKTDVYPDAASVASIAYQKFKIGDVLPPEKAEPTYIREK; from the coding sequence ATGACTAAGTTGTTGGCCTTAGAAACTTCCACAGTTGCTTGCTCCGCTGCGCTTTGGATAAATGGACAGATTACTCAAAAATTCGAAATCGCGCCGCAAAAACATGCAGAAATCCTCTTAAATTTGGTTGATGCGCTATTGAACGATATTAGAACAAATTTAAAGGATCTTGACGCAGTTGCCTTTGGGTCGGGTCCAGGGAGTTTTATAGGTGTTCGTATTGCAACAGGTGTTGCGCAAGGAATTGCCTACGCAATGAGTCTTCCGGTGATTCCTGTTTCAACATTACAAGCATTAGCTCAAACAGCTTATCGAAAAACAAACAATGAGAAGGTGATTTCTGGTTGGGACGCGAGAATGAATTCTATCTATTGGGGAGCATACCGAGCAAATGCGGAAAAGACTATGCAAACAATTGTTAGAGACCGTGTGGATTGTCCAAAAAACATTCGATTTCCGAAAGGAAAATGGCTGTGTGTTGGAAACGCGTGGTCTATATATTCATCTTTTCTACTGATAGATGATTGCCAATTCATAAAGACAGATGTTTATCCTGACGCTGCTTCGGTAGCATCGATCGCTTATCAAAAATTCAAGATAGGCGATGTTCTGCCTCCTGAGAAAGCTGAACCTACTTATATTCGTGAAAAATAG
- a CDS encoding polyprenyl synthetase family protein, whose amino-acid sequence MFLEQTPNSILEYQNHINCQLDNLLPDLTLPPRLLHRAMRYTVMSKGKRLRPLLVYAIGLFFKVDPNQMDNAACAVELIHCYSLVHDDLMDKDDYRRGRLSCHRAFDEGTAILVGDALQSLAFEVLARENNPRLVSTLAHASGSLGMVGGQQLDLQQLNLLDKNANKENIYRLKTGALFRAAVELGVLCAKCSNEILFQKFRKLGVIIGLIVQWRDDLDDRCSLETKTRNFIERRVQLLYKKIEQLVSELNGNTDFINLVINFLREKSLS is encoded by the coding sequence GTGTTTCTTGAACAAACGCCGAATTCTATCTTGGAGTATCAAAATCACATTAATTGTCAATTGGACAATTTACTACCAGATCTAACGCTACCTCCTAGATTGCTACATCGGGCAATGCGCTACACTGTTATGTCCAAAGGAAAGAGATTGCGTCCACTATTGGTATACGCCATTGGACTTTTTTTTAAAGTCGATCCAAATCAAATGGATAATGCGGCGTGTGCTGTTGAACTCATTCATTGTTATTCATTGGTTCACGATGATTTGATGGATAAAGACGATTATCGTCGAGGTAGGCTTAGTTGTCACAGAGCTTTTGATGAGGGAACGGCTATACTAGTTGGTGATGCTCTACAATCATTAGCCTTCGAAGTATTGGCTCGAGAAAACAATCCTCGTCTAGTGTCTACCCTAGCACACGCTTCCGGTTCTTTAGGTATGGTTGGTGGCCAACAACTTGATTTACAACAACTCAATTTATTGGATAAGAATGCAAATAAAGAAAATATCTATCGATTAAAAACTGGTGCTTTGTTTCGTGCTGCCGTTGAATTAGGTGTTCTTTGTGCCAAGTGCTCAAATGAAATTCTATTCCAGAAATTTCGAAAATTGGGCGTCATTATCGGATTGATTGTACAATGGCGAGACGATTTAGACGACCGGTGCAGTTTGGAGACTAAAACACGCAATTTTATTGAAAGACGTGTTCAGTTGCTATACAAGAAAATAGAACAACTGGTTTCTGAATTGAATGGAAATACCGATTTCATTAATCTGGTAATTAATTTTCTGCGAGAAAAATCCCTTTCTTAA
- a CDS encoding cation diffusion facilitator family transporter — MSFSTVENRRFTTLLSITFISALINTALALFKINVGVVGYSQASIADGIHAVSDLLFDGLIIVASRLGTQLPDKEHPYGHGRIETVGTIATSSFLIFVSLGFALNTIQRILHHVHPVVSTFPVVIVSVVSIIANEILFRYTLVKSNKINSDLLRTSAWHNRNDALISLLVLLSVIGTRLGIRHLDSIGSLIISFLILYVGIKIIWKKIQELIDTAVDDQTFRSITDTIEAVSGVLAIHRLRTRLHGSNIFIDVHIQVAPDISVSEGHYISDQVQINLINNISRISDVTVHIDPENDIASMPSVNLPNRENIHRLLKTHWKNFPSFKEIRRTTLHYLDGKVYIEICLPLSAIRSEKKQLKSQYQDIVTRVQNIAKVSLYFE; from the coding sequence ATGAGCTTTTCGACAGTTGAAAATCGTCGATTTACTACACTCTTAAGCATTACGTTTATAAGTGCTCTTATAAATACGGCACTCGCTCTGTTTAAGATTAACGTAGGTGTTGTTGGATATTCGCAAGCTTCTATCGCCGACGGAATTCATGCTGTATCAGATCTCCTATTCGATGGACTTATAATTGTGGCGAGTCGCCTAGGAACGCAATTACCGGATAAAGAACACCCATACGGCCACGGTCGCATCGAAACTGTCGGAACGATCGCTACTTCCTCATTTTTAATCTTCGTCTCTTTAGGATTCGCTTTGAACACAATTCAACGCATTCTGCATCATGTTCATCCTGTCGTATCAACTTTTCCTGTCGTCATAGTATCCGTTGTTTCCATAATAGCGAATGAGATCTTATTTCGTTATACTTTAGTAAAAAGCAACAAAATCAACTCTGATTTGTTGCGTACTAGCGCTTGGCATAATCGTAACGATGCCCTTATTTCCCTACTTGTTTTGTTGAGTGTTATTGGCACTCGTCTAGGAATTAGACATCTCGACTCTATCGGTAGTCTGATCATCTCGTTTCTAATATTGTATGTAGGTATTAAAATAATATGGAAGAAAATTCAAGAACTCATCGATACGGCTGTTGACGATCAAACTTTTAGAAGCATCACCGATACCATCGAAGCTGTTTCTGGTGTTCTTGCTATCCATCGATTACGGACTCGATTACATGGAAGCAATATCTTTATAGACGTTCACATCCAAGTTGCTCCGGATATTAGTGTTTCAGAAGGACACTACATTAGTGATCAAGTTCAGATCAACCTTATAAACAACATTTCTCGTATTTCCGATGTTACTGTACATATAGACCCAGAGAACGATATTGCTTCCATGCCTTCAGTAAATCTACCCAATCGCGAAAACATTCATCGTCTTTTAAAAACTCATTGGAAAAATTTTCCAAGCTTTAAAGAGATTCGAAGAACAACCCTCCATTATCTAGATGGAAAAGTGTACATTGAAATCTGTTTACCGCTATCAGCAATTCGATCTGAAAAAAAACAACTAAAATCACAGTACCAGGATATTGTTACTCGAGTACAAAACATCGCTAAAGTATCCCTTTATTTCGAATAA